A DNA window from Ranitomeya imitator isolate aRanImi1 chromosome 2, aRanImi1.pri, whole genome shotgun sequence contains the following coding sequences:
- the LOC138663957 gene encoding oocyte zinc finger protein XlCOF22-like: MKPFSCSICGKCFTKKSHLISYERSQTGEKRFSCSECGVCFNCPSHYIRHERSHTGEKPFSCLECGKCFSRKSSLVDHQKTHTGEKPFTCSECGKCFKKKSDLVMHQRIHTGEKPYLCTECGKCFVRKSHLSVHQKSHTGEKPFSCSECGKCFSRKSNLVDHKKIHTGEMPFSCSKCGKSFKYRSGFLTHQRNHTEEKPCSC; encoded by the coding sequence atgaaaccattttcatgttctatttgcgggaaatgttttacaaagaaATCACATCTTATTTCATATGAGCGAAGTCAGACTGGGGAGAAGCgtttctcatgttcagaatgtggagtaTGTTTTAACTGCCCATCACATTATATTAGACATGagcgaagtcacacaggagagaaaccattttcttgtttagaatgtgggaaatgtttttctcgAAAATCAAGTCTTGTTGATcatcaaaaaactcacacaggggagaagccatttacatgttcagaatgtgggaaatgttttaaaaagaAGTCAGATCTTGTTatgcatcagagaattcacactggggagaagccatactTATgcacagaatgtgggaagtgttttgtcAGAAAATCACATCTTTCAGTGCATCAgaaaagtcacacaggagagaaaccattttcatgctctgaatgtgggaaatgtttttctagGAAATCTAATCTTGTTGATCAtaaaaaaattcacacaggggaaatgcctttttcatgttcaaaatgtggaaaATCTTTTAAATACAGGTCGGGTTTTCTTACacatcagagaaatcacacagaAGAAAAGCCATGTTCATGCTGA